The Sphingomonas sp. So64.6b genome includes a region encoding these proteins:
- a CDS encoding GGDEF domain-containing protein: protein MSFMQDIGTLERELRTSRQMFRASFHAAAIGKAIISVTGQCIEVNRSFATMLGYAVEDLTGMHFADFTHPHDIKADLHLFESVMRGERDSYQMEKRYLHRDGAILHVLLSATVVREEDGTPIQFISEIVDLSERRRVGLELQEANAKLREQVVRDHLTGLYNRRGFEEMLSTPIGAGNLGARSACLLLIDLDDFKRINDQMGHTAGDMVLSEVGKRLPRQVREKDYVARVGGDEFGIILLDADKPLAEAIAERIVSELGSAFHIKGARAHIGASVGLSCSDGGKVTLREMMAQADVALYAAKRAGRGQWRLAA, encoded by the coding sequence ATGAGCTTCATGCAGGACATTGGCACGCTGGAGCGGGAACTCCGGACCAGTCGCCAGATGTTCCGCGCGAGCTTCCACGCCGCGGCGATCGGCAAGGCGATCATCAGCGTCACTGGCCAATGCATCGAAGTGAACCGGTCCTTTGCGACGATGCTCGGTTATGCGGTCGAAGATCTTACCGGCATGCACTTTGCCGATTTCACGCACCCCCATGACATCAAGGCCGACCTCCATCTGTTCGAAAGCGTGATGCGCGGCGAGCGCGACAGCTATCAGATGGAGAAACGCTATCTGCACCGCGACGGCGCGATCCTGCATGTCCTGCTCAGCGCAACCGTGGTGCGCGAAGAAGATGGCACGCCGATCCAGTTCATTTCCGAAATCGTCGATCTGAGCGAGCGCCGGCGCGTCGGCCTCGAACTGCAGGAGGCGAACGCCAAGCTGCGCGAGCAAGTGGTGCGCGACCATCTGACCGGGTTGTACAACCGCCGCGGGTTCGAGGAGATGCTCTCCACGCCGATCGGGGCGGGGAATCTTGGCGCACGCTCGGCCTGCCTGTTGCTGATCGACCTCGACGATTTCAAACGTATCAACGACCAGATGGGGCATACCGCCGGCGACATGGTGCTGAGCGAAGTCGGCAAAAGATTGCCGCGCCAGGTGCGTGAGAAAGACTATGTCGCGCGCGTCGGCGGGGACGAATTCGGCATCATCCTGCTCGATGCCGACAAGCCTCTGGCCGAGGCTATTGCCGAACGGATCGTCAGCGAGCTCGGGTCGGCCTTCCATATCAAGGGCGCGCGCGCGCATATCGGTGCGAGCGTCGGGCTATCCTGTTCCGACGGCGGCAAGGTCACCCTGCGCGAAATGATGGCTCAGGCCGATGTCGCGTTATACGCCGCGAAGCGCGCAGGTCGCGGACAATGGCGCCTGGCAGCGTAG
- a CDS encoding UBP-type zinc finger domain-containing protein, with product MTDTCLHQQGIADVTPSADGCEECLRIGGWWVHLRLCRTCGHVGCCDDSPNKHATKHYQATTHPIIEGYDPPEGWGWCYVDEIVFDLSDRMTPHPRPIPRFI from the coding sequence ATGACCGACACTTGTCTCCATCAGCAGGGCATCGCGGATGTGACGCCGAGCGCCGATGGGTGCGAGGAGTGTCTGCGTATCGGCGGCTGGTGGGTCCATCTGCGGTTGTGCCGGACCTGTGGCCATGTCGGCTGTTGCGACGATTCGCCCAACAAGCATGCGACCAAACATTACCAGGCCACCACCCATCCGATCATCGAAGGTTATGATCCGCCGGAAGGATGGGGCTGGTGTTATGTCGATGAAATCGTCTTCGACCTGAGCGACCGGATGACGCCGCATCCACGGCCGATACCGCGATTCATCTAG
- a CDS encoding RNase H family protein, with the protein MMRQRKVRIFFDGGCRPNPGEMEIAVVAQGRTFISQNLGFGTNNDAEWLALIEGLRIARSLDLPDFVLVGDSAMVVNQANGAKCGSPEFRTHLETFRALALPLGGVRVRRIGRAHNLAGIALATLHDR; encoded by the coding sequence ATGATGCGACAGCGCAAGGTCAGAATTTTCTTCGATGGCGGGTGTCGGCCGAACCCGGGCGAGATGGAGATCGCGGTTGTCGCGCAGGGTCGCACTTTTATCTCGCAGAATCTGGGGTTCGGCACGAACAATGATGCCGAATGGCTGGCGCTGATCGAGGGCTTGCGTATCGCGCGGTCGCTCGATTTGCCGGACTTCGTGCTGGTCGGCGATTCCGCGATGGTGGTGAATCAGGCCAATGGCGCAAAGTGCGGCAGTCCGGAATTTCGCACGCATCTGGAGACGTTCCGTGCACTCGCTTTACCGCTGGGCGGCGTGCGGGTCAGGCGGATCGGGCGCGCCCACAATCTCGCCGGGATTGCGCTGGCGACATTGCACGATCGCTGA
- a CDS encoding dipeptidase, with amino-acid sequence MSRITKAKGLVASVALLAFTVPAHAQDEAARVARVLKTTPIIDGHNDWPETLREREGEGRWTIDLRRGLDRKPEPYNTDIERLRKGMVGGQFWSVYVSANLPGPEQVKETLEQIDFVHQLAARYPETFALARTADDVRRIQRSGRIASMIGVEGGGQIDGSLSVLRTYHDLGAGYLTLTHSLTIDWADSATDNPKHDGLTAFGEEVVRELNRLGMLVDLSHVSEATMRDALRVSKAPVIYSHSGARALDDHPRNVSDDVLKLVAANGGVVMVNYAPGYVSDAYRRWSADRAAERTRLNAPPFGGLYIGQPDKAKAAFAEWEKDHPAPRVTLAQVADHIEHIAKVAGPDHVGIGSDFDGTGNELPDGLGDVSTYPQLMAELMRRGWSDADIAKLAGGNILRVMAAAEQTAASMASARKR; translated from the coding sequence ATGAGCCGGATCACGAAGGCCAAGGGCCTGGTCGCATCGGTTGCGCTGCTGGCGTTCACCGTACCCGCTCACGCGCAGGATGAGGCGGCGCGTGTCGCACGCGTGCTCAAGACGACGCCGATCATCGATGGTCATAATGACTGGCCGGAGACGCTGCGCGAGCGCGAAGGCGAGGGGCGCTGGACGATCGACCTGCGCCGCGGTCTCGACCGCAAGCCCGAGCCGTACAACACCGATATCGAGCGGCTGCGCAAAGGCATGGTCGGCGGCCAGTTCTGGTCAGTCTATGTCTCGGCCAATCTGCCCGGGCCGGAACAGGTCAAGGAGACGCTCGAACAGATCGATTTCGTCCACCAATTGGCCGCGCGCTATCCGGAAACCTTCGCGCTCGCCCGCACCGCGGATGATGTCCGGCGCATCCAGCGCAGCGGCCGCATCGCCTCGATGATCGGTGTCGAGGGCGGCGGCCAGATCGACGGCAGCCTGTCGGTGCTGCGCACCTATCATGATCTTGGCGCGGGTTATCTGACGTTGACTCATTCGCTGACCATCGACTGGGCCGATTCCGCAACCGACAATCCGAAACATGACGGCCTGACCGCGTTCGGCGAGGAGGTGGTGCGCGAGCTCAACCGGCTCGGCATGCTGGTCGATCTCAGCCATGTCAGCGAAGCGACGATGCGCGACGCGCTGCGCGTGTCGAAGGCGCCGGTGATCTACTCGCATTCGGGCGCGCGGGCGCTCGACGACCATCCGCGCAACGTGTCCGACGATGTGCTCAAGCTGGTCGCGGCGAATGGCGGCGTGGTGATGGTCAATTATGCGCCGGGCTATGTCTCCGACGCCTATCGACGCTGGTCGGCGGACCGGGCGGCGGAGCGCACACGGCTCAATGCGCCGCCTTTTGGCGGTCTCTATATCGGCCAGCCGGACAAAGCGAAGGCGGCGTTCGCCGAGTGGGAGAAGGATCATCCCGCACCACGCGTGACGCTGGCGCAAGTGGCCGATCATATCGAGCATATCGCGAAGGTCGCCGGGCCGGACCATGTCGGCATCGGATCGGATTTCGACGGCACCGGCAATGAGTTGCCCGACGGGCTGGGCGATGTCTCGACCTATCCGCAGCTTATGGCCGAACTGATGCGGCGCGGCTGGAGCGATGCGGATATCGCCAAGCTGGCCGGCGGCAACATCCTGCGCGTTATGGCAGCGGCGGAACAAACCGCTGCGTCGATGGCGTCGGCCAGGAAGCGTTAG